Proteins encoded in a region of the Photobacterium angustum genome:
- the mscM gene encoding miniconductance mechanosensitive channel MscM, producing the protein MRFFSFFYLFLFFLISTPLSAEENASHEHIIANKISQLEAQQKTPEIIKQLSAYQTAENQLEKTKNFNQATRSYEKLMNSYPEDKARVQDQIANFSATEFPASNDWDHDQLTLEIAEQDTKLIQLEIARQSYRNILIEIEHGIDDFSYQTNKLRTQKQSITKELAQAQRGNNTEAIMLLQIAEQYTTSHLFMLEAEQLSAGNRRALAKLNLQYENLQIEAHQAYRNNLQNTLNRVLRSNVSENDEQNQELQADIQNQPEVIKQQLTLNKHLSSELAALTSNIEQTQQSISTTNEQIAETTQTADALRVMADWLKISPIISENLRNRLQSLPSNPPIDKLNRDVARNQIRLYDYQQQSDLLKNNKEKISTSNLSQQQIDRLHALIQDNLKLYSDINKASETLIYQQAKLKVIFDRLNSMLIKIKNESAKLLFWAPNTNPLSFDVIKQMGEKIKWFFSPTQWIGLVKVPHFISPYSLFASVFVIASLLAFLYFAKKHWVLYLEKTSKRINRVTEDKFRYSYTNVAIAFLLAWPIPLIIFIVGYTLSLAWQLPFVFHLGQALSLPYALVVFFFIRELCRKDGLFISHFGWSEEITNKALDNYRRLMMVFIPALILQQFTMLTSELDTTATLGRLAFIISNIAISFFHWRLWKLKMPMTYGELPEGKAHIGHHIFWWVLIITPQVLNYAALNGYLATSQTIMLRIQQGAVIGVVVLLVYFLIKRLMLIQKRRLAFERAKAKRQEIIAQRQAEMLEDKDEHHISNDLSIDIEEPKVDLDKISAQSLRLLRSLLSLIYLFILSWLFSDFYQATSLLEGVTLWDVTNTINGIEELHTITLQSVLLAVFAFGLTVILARDLPGAMELLILQHLDLSPGTGYAITSVTRYLAIFIGIIVGSALIGFDWSKMQWLVAALGVGIGFGMQEIFANFISGLIILFEKPIRIGDTVTIRELTGVVAKIKTRATTIVDWDRKEVIVPNKAFVTEQFINWSLSDAITRVNLSINVKFKADPELVTQLLFEAAEECELVLDNPAPEVFFLGLTANCQQFELRAYAAETGHRLSLTHDLHCRIKNKFIKNHIDIASPQLEVTMKGQQYHPASGK; encoded by the coding sequence ATGCGATTTTTCTCATTTTTTTATCTCTTCTTATTCTTTCTCATTTCCACCCCACTATCTGCTGAAGAGAACGCATCACACGAACATATTATTGCCAACAAGATCAGTCAGCTTGAAGCTCAACAAAAAACACCTGAAATAATCAAACAGCTTTCTGCCTATCAAACAGCGGAAAACCAGCTTGAGAAAACTAAAAACTTTAATCAAGCAACACGTAGTTATGAAAAATTAATGAACTCCTATCCAGAAGATAAGGCAAGAGTTCAAGATCAAATAGCGAATTTTAGCGCAACAGAATTTCCAGCATCTAACGACTGGGATCACGACCAGCTTACATTAGAAATTGCAGAGCAAGATACCAAGCTGATCCAACTAGAGATAGCACGCCAGTCATACCGCAATATTTTAATTGAAATTGAGCATGGTATTGACGATTTTTCATACCAAACCAATAAGTTAAGAACACAAAAACAAAGTATCACTAAAGAGCTAGCTCAAGCGCAACGAGGCAATAACACAGAAGCTATCATGCTGCTTCAAATCGCCGAGCAATATACGACTAGCCATTTATTTATGCTGGAAGCTGAACAGCTAAGTGCAGGTAATCGTCGTGCGTTAGCAAAATTAAACCTGCAATATGAAAACTTACAAATTGAAGCACATCAGGCATATCGTAATAACTTACAAAATACACTTAATCGTGTTTTACGCTCTAATGTTTCAGAAAATGATGAGCAAAACCAAGAGCTACAAGCCGATATTCAAAACCAGCCAGAAGTGATTAAACAGCAGTTAACGTTAAATAAGCATTTATCTTCTGAGTTAGCTGCGCTGACATCAAATATTGAGCAAACACAGCAATCTATTAGTACAACCAATGAGCAGATCGCTGAAACCACACAAACAGCAGATGCATTAAGAGTAATGGCTGATTGGCTTAAAATAAGCCCAATTATTAGTGAGAATCTTCGTAACCGATTACAAAGTTTACCGTCAAATCCACCGATTGATAAACTTAATCGTGATGTCGCCCGTAATCAAATTCGCCTCTATGATTATCAACAACAGTCTGATCTACTGAAAAATAACAAAGAAAAAATCAGTACAAGTAACCTATCACAGCAACAAATTGATCGTTTACATGCGCTGATACAAGATAATCTCAAACTATACAGCGATATTAATAAAGCGTCTGAAACGTTAATTTACCAACAAGCCAAGCTTAAAGTTATTTTCGATCGCTTAAATAGCATGCTGATCAAGATTAAAAATGAATCAGCAAAATTACTTTTTTGGGCACCCAATACTAACCCACTCAGCTTTGATGTCATCAAACAAATGGGTGAAAAGATCAAATGGTTCTTTTCTCCAACACAATGGATAGGTCTTGTTAAAGTACCGCATTTTATTAGCCCTTACTCATTGTTTGCTAGTGTTTTTGTCATTGCTTCACTGCTTGCATTTCTATATTTTGCCAAAAAACATTGGGTACTTTATTTAGAAAAAACCAGCAAACGAATTAATCGTGTCACTGAAGATAAATTCCGCTATAGCTACACCAATGTTGCTATTGCCTTCCTCCTTGCATGGCCAATCCCACTCATCATATTTATTGTTGGTTATACTTTAAGCCTTGCTTGGCAGTTACCCTTTGTTTTCCATTTAGGCCAAGCCCTATCGCTACCTTATGCACTGGTTGTCTTCTTTTTCATTAGAGAGTTATGCCGCAAAGATGGACTTTTCATCAGTCACTTTGGTTGGTCAGAAGAAATCACCAATAAAGCATTAGATAATTATCGACGTTTAATGATGGTGTTTATTCCTGCACTTATTTTGCAGCAATTCACTATGCTAACTAGCGAACTCGATACAACAGCGACCCTTGGGCGATTAGCTTTTATTATTTCTAATATCGCTATCAGTTTTTTCCATTGGCGATTGTGGAAGCTCAAGATGCCTATGACCTATGGTGAACTGCCTGAAGGAAAAGCCCATATTGGTCACCATATCTTTTGGTGGGTACTTATCATTACCCCACAGGTGCTCAACTATGCCGCACTCAATGGATACTTAGCTACATCACAAACCATCATGCTTCGTATTCAGCAAGGTGCCGTGATTGGTGTTGTAGTCTTACTGGTGTACTTCTTAATAAAAAGATTGATGTTAATACAAAAACGTCGATTAGCATTTGAACGCGCAAAAGCAAAACGCCAAGAAATCATTGCTCAGCGTCAGGCAGAAATGTTGGAAGATAAAGACGAACACCACATAAGTAATGATCTCAGCATTGATATTGAAGAGCCGAAAGTAGACTTAGATAAAATCAGTGCTCAATCATTACGTTTATTACGCTCGCTATTATCACTGATTTATCTGTTTATTTTAAGTTGGTTGTTTTCCGATTTTTATCAAGCAACGTCACTATTAGAAGGTGTTACGTTATGGGATGTAACCAATACCATCAACGGTATTGAAGAGCTACATACCATTACATTACAAAGTGTTTTACTGGCGGTATTTGCTTTTGGTTTAACGGTTATTTTGGCGCGCGATTTACCCGGTGCTATGGAACTGCTTATTCTGCAGCATCTTGATTTAAGCCCAGGTACGGGTTATGCGATAACTTCTGTTACTCGCTATCTAGCCATTTTTATCGGGATTATTGTTGGCTCTGCATTAATTGGTTTTGACTGGAGCAAAATGCAGTGGCTAGTCGCAGCCCTTGGTGTCGGTATTGGTTTTGGTATGCAGGAAATATTTGCCAACTTTATTTCTGGCTTAATTATCTTGTTTGAAAAACCAATTCGTATTGGTGATACAGTAACAATCCGTGAGCTCACAGGTGTAGTCGCGAAAATAAAAACCCGCGCAACTACAATTGTAGACTGGGATAGAAAAGAAGTAATCGTGCCTAATAAAGCCTTTGTTACTGAGCAATTTATTAACTGGTCATTATCCGATGCGATAACCCGAGTAAATCTTTCAATCAATGTGAAATTTAAAGCCGATCCTGAGCTAGTAACACAATTATTATTTGAGGCGGCAGAGGAATGTGAACTGGTACTCGATAATCCAGCACCTGAAGTATTCTTCTTAGGTTTAACCGCTAATTGCCAACAATTTGAATTGCGTGCTTATGCCGCAGAAACGGGGCATCGCTTAAGCTTAACCCATGATCTCCACTGCCGAATTAAGAACAAATTCATTAAAAATCATATTGATATAGCATCGCCGCAGTTAGAAGTAACAATGAAAGGCCAGCAATATCATCCCGCCAGTGGCAAATAA